AATGAATGTATCCAAAGCTTGATAATTCAGTGTTGATTGATCATCACCGGATCCAGTCACTCGTCTGACGATCATTTTTTCGAACATATTCATTTTCGAGAAGATCAGTTCACCACCCGGTAAAACAATGGCCGATGCATGTTCCCTTAGGGATTCAGGAAAGGCATTCTCGAACTGCAGCTGAGCTTCCATGTCTTCGTGCATGCAACACAGAAACAGTCCGATTCTTTTCTCAAGAAGCAGGCTTTCATGATGTTGGATCAATGCTTTCATCCGTCTGTTAATTTGACCCATATGGACAGACGCGCCGAGTATGACGCGATCATAGTGCCTGAAATCAGTTTTTTTTGATGTTGAGAGTTCAATCAGTTCAGAATCCGGAATGGCGTTAGAAATATATACTGCAGTTTTATGCGCCGTGCCGTGTTTGCTGCAGTAGATCACAGCTGTTTTCATGTTGATCACTCCGTTTCCAAGTCGAATGATGAGGGCTTTCTACTATCATACGTCACAACTTGGCAGGAGTGTGTGTCAATCTTGCGTCATTCCGTTCGATGAGGCTCTCACAAAAACAGCCTGCCACGAAGGTGGCAGGCATCCATCAGATGATTTTGTATTCTGTGTGCTTGAGTACGGTACGCGGGCGAGAGCCGTCCTCTTCTTTTTCATCTAATTCCACAGAAATGGAGTTTGTATAGGGGGAAATTACTTTTGCGCTCTTTCCTTTATACTCACCCGCAGTGACCTTCACTGCGTCTCCGGAATTCAGGATCGGTTGTTCTTTTTGTTGAGATTCCTCAGCCATTATGCTTCCTCCTTTTGCGGTGACTCCTAAGCTGGAGCCGATACTGTACAAAGGAAATAGTAAACGTTATAAAGGGATCAAGTCAAGTACAAAATACCAAACATTTGTAATCCTTTCTGTTGAAAGAAAATCACGTTCTGGAGCTTGAAATGGTCATGGCATCAAGGTTGATCTTGGCACCGGTTTTTTTGAGGAAATCGAGTCCGACAATTCCGTCTGATTCGAGATCTTCAAATTGAATGGTGAACTCACTCACCTTTAACGGTCCGATACTGAATGATGCGAACGTCATTTCGGTCATCCCATCGGTCAGTCCGAGCTCCTTGCCTTTCTTTAAAGACAATTTTGTATGAGGTGCACAGGTGTCGATGATCATTCTGTCAGCCATGTATATTTCATCCTTTAAATGCAACCGTGCTTCAGTAAACAGCGTGTGATCTTCATATCGAATAGGCTTCAATGTTTCCATCTCCTTTTAATCTGATTGGGATTCAATAAATGTTACAGGATCTCCCAGGTGAATCTCGCCGTCGTTTAGAATAACGCCGTATACCCCACCGCGCCACTCTTTATTGAGGGTGTCCTTCAGACCCGGTAAAGCGGCATCCATCTGCTCACAGGGCTTCGTCTCTCCATAGATTTGTATGCGGGTATTCCCGATCTCCAGTGTTTTCAGCCTGGAGTCTTTCAGGGAAATGCCACTGACGAGAAGATTCGCACGTCGTCTTGATGGATCGAGGTCTCCGTTGAGTTCGGCCATGGCGGCAACCCAGTTCTCTTTTTCGAGAATGGTGACTTGCCGTTTGCCGCGCTGATCAGCATTCCCCTTCAATCCTGAGTTTGCATATGCAGTGACATGGGCCGCTTCATCCATAGGCCCTTGCTTCATTCGTTTGATCCAAATTTGTTCAACAGTTCCAGCCATGTATATCCTCCTGTTTGAAATCATTGCACAATAGTTACCATTCATCATAAAATAGATCAACAGGAATAACAAGCGTATTGTAAATTTAGCGATTCCTGAAGTGATGGATAGAGGAGGTCAGGCATATGATCCGGTTAAGTAATGATGCCGACGATCAATGAAAACGGTAAAAGTGGTACTTTCAATCACCTTATTTTTGATCTTGTATACATCAATACATCTTTATTTTGCCTGGTTGTTCAGTTATGTTATCGAGACAGTAACAGGCGTACAGTCATTCTGGCTGATAGCCATACTGTTTTTGTTAGCCGGGTATTCGTTTCCATTGGGACAAATGATTAAGCCGTTAAGAGTATTGAAAACCTTCGGTGCCATCTGGTTTGGTTTTATTCAATTTGCATTTCTGGTCTTCCCTGCTGCTCATGCCATCGTATGGATTGCTTCGAGGACCGGGATCCCCTTCGAACCGCTCGTTTACTCGGCAGGTGTCTCAGTGTTTTTGCTCTTCATCATTTACGCTGCTGTCGGCTATTATTTTGCAAACTCTCCCGTCATCCGTGATCACAGCATTCGTGTAAATAAAGTCTCGACAGAGCTGACAGAAATGAAGGCTGCGGTCATTTCGGACACCCATTTTGGACCATTGGCCGGCAGAGCAGCTGTTGAACGTCTGCTTGAGAAGCTGACTTCACTGAATCCGGATATCATTTTTATTGTTGGTGATTTTGTCGATGATGAACCGGATTACTTTGTTCAGCATGGTCTTCATCAGCTGTTTAAAAAGCTGAAAGCCCCTCTTGGTATTTACGGGGTTCTAGGGAATCATGAGTACTATGGAGGAAAGCGCAAGGAAATCACCGAAATGATGGAGAATATCGGGATTCATGTCTTACTCGATGATGTCCACACGATTGATGGTAAATTGCAGATTGTCGGCAGGCGGGATAAAACTGATCGAAAGAGACATTCCGTTGAACGGCTGTTCCAGGATCAGGCCATAAAAGGTGAACTCCCCCTTGTCGTCCTGGATCATCAACCTGTTGAGCTGGAGTCGTTTCCAGAGTATCCGGTTCATATGAGTCTGTCAGGACATACGCACCGGGGGCAGATTTGGCCGAATCACGTATTTACCCAAAAGCTGTTCCCTCTTGACTGGGGGTATAAGCAGTTTGGACAGGTTCACAGTTTTGTTTCATCCG
This genomic window from [Bacillus] selenitireducens MLS10 contains:
- a CDS encoding metallophosphoesterase — its product is MIKPLRVLKTFGAIWFGFIQFAFLVFPAAHAIVWIASRTGIPFEPLVYSAGVSVFLLFIIYAAVGYYFANSPVIRDHSIRVNKVSTELTEMKAAVISDTHFGPLAGRAAVERLLEKLTSLNPDIIFIVGDFVDDEPDYFVQHGLHQLFKKLKAPLGIYGVLGNHEYYGGKRKEITEMMENIGIHVLLDDVHTIDGKLQIVGRRDKTDRKRHSVERLFQDQAIKGELPLVVLDHQPVELESFPEYPVHMSLSGHTHRGQIWPNHVFTQKLFPLDWGYKQFGQVHSFVSSGYGFWGPPLRIGSRSEILFIQVSFSGAP
- a CDS encoding flavodoxin domain-containing protein → MKTAVIYCSKHGTAHKTAVYISNAIPDSELIELSTSKKTDFRHYDRVILGASVHMGQINRRMKALIQHHESLLLEKRIGLFLCCMHEDMEAQLQFENAFPESLREHASAIVLPGGELIFSKMNMFEKMIVRRVTGSGDDQSTLNYQALDTFIQAMKSEAYQR
- a CDS encoding DUF2187 family protein, giving the protein MAEESQQKEQPILNSGDAVKVTAGEYKGKSAKVISPYTNSISVELDEKEEDGSRPRTVLKHTEYKII
- a CDS encoding MOSC domain-containing protein, producing the protein MAGTVEQIWIKRMKQGPMDEAAHVTAYANSGLKGNADQRGKRQVTILEKENWVAAMAELNGDLDPSRRRANLLVSGISLKDSRLKTLEIGNTRIQIYGETKPCEQMDAALPGLKDTLNKEWRGGVYGVILNDGEIHLGDPVTFIESQSD
- a CDS encoding pepsin/retropepsin-like aspartic protease family protein; protein product: MADRMIIDTCAPHTKLSLKKGKELGLTDGMTEMTFASFSIGPLKVSEFTIQFEDLESDGIVGLDFLKKTGAKINLDAMTISSSRT